The following proteins come from a genomic window of Synechococcus sp. BIOS-E4-1:
- a CDS encoding triacylglycerol lipase produces the protein MDPVDPLQPVVILGGFLITEEAYKPMAEWLRQQGVIDVQIVPVSRYDWLLTSWGFGWRRVLDRVDEMVKRLQAKSSSAHVTLIGHSSGGVMLRPYLSRQLFQGRSYAGATRCDRLITLGSPHQAVRATPLRAMVDRCFPGCHEPNVDYVAIAGDLDLQSEIASPFSRRSAKGSYRGIAGAVDVTGDGLVPVDSALLRDARHHILHDTAHGGLFGSKCYFTPERLEVWWHFVIT, from the coding sequence ATGGATCCTGTTGACCCACTTCAGCCTGTTGTGATTCTCGGTGGTTTCCTGATCACTGAAGAGGCTTATAAGCCTATGGCCGAATGGCTGCGGCAACAGGGAGTGATCGACGTTCAGATTGTCCCAGTTAGCCGCTATGACTGGCTTCTCACGAGTTGGGGGTTTGGATGGCGCCGAGTTCTGGATCGTGTTGATGAGATGGTGAAGCGCCTCCAAGCCAAGTCATCGTCAGCTCATGTCACTTTGATCGGCCATAGCTCTGGGGGGGTGATGCTCCGGCCTTATCTCAGTCGTCAACTCTTTCAAGGACGCTCCTATGCAGGAGCTACCCGATGTGATCGGCTGATCACCTTGGGCAGTCCACACCAGGCTGTTCGTGCTACACCGCTTCGGGCCATGGTTGATCGATGTTTCCCTGGATGTCATGAGCCTAACGTTGATTATGTGGCCATTGCCGGCGATCTCGATTTGCAGAGTGAAATCGCCTCTCCTTTCAGTCGGCGCAGCGCCAAAGGCAGCTATCGCGGTATTGCTGGAGCCGTGGATGTTACGGGTGATGGTCTGGTGCCAGTGGATTCAGCCTTGCTTCGAGATGCTCGCCATCACATCCTTCATGACACAGCCCATGGGGGATTGTTTGGCTCCAAATGTTATTTCACTCCAGAAAGACTTGAAGTTTGGTGGCATTTTGTTATTACATGA
- a CDS encoding PAP/fibrillin family protein: MDTLIRLLREQPRNDRIPELVMTAEKRSNVDLSQTENLLMGVWELRWSSAKQPWLKQANWLENIQVLDPANARGMNLLRLAGPLGAVAAVTVEAELTTDKTNRIGVRFRKGGWRGPGLPGGRRLELLKSVNQSFPAWLDITTLSNDLRICRGNAGTTFALLKRHDMSVSDFFHPSTNQQ, translated from the coding sequence ATGGATACATTGATTCGCCTGTTAAGAGAACAGCCGAGGAATGACAGGATTCCCGAGCTCGTTATGACAGCAGAGAAACGGTCCAACGTTGATCTAAGCCAGACTGAGAATCTGCTGATGGGTGTCTGGGAACTTCGATGGAGCAGCGCAAAACAACCATGGCTGAAACAAGCAAACTGGCTTGAGAATATCCAGGTTCTAGATCCAGCAAATGCTCGAGGCATGAATCTGCTGCGTCTTGCCGGACCGTTGGGAGCGGTAGCTGCAGTAACCGTCGAAGCAGAGCTCACTACTGATAAAACAAATCGAATCGGCGTGAGATTTCGCAAAGGTGGGTGGAGAGGCCCTGGGTTGCCAGGTGGACGACGACTCGAATTGCTCAAGAGCGTAAACCAATCGTTTCCTGCATGGCTTGATATCACGACACTTTCAAATGATCTAAGAATCTGCCGAGGCAATGCTGGAACGACATTCGCCCTTCTCAAACGGCATGACATGTCAGTCTCTGACTTCTTTCATCCATCCACAAACCAGCAGTGA
- a CDS encoding DUF427 domain-containing protein — MTKERVADYPRPPKLELSSDHVLVKVGGEILFDGSGCQRVLETFHPPTYYLPPTSTNVNLLIPAAGRSFCEWKGVAEYFDVIAGGHRIHRAVWRYPSPTESFQAIAGWFALYPGLMDGCWLNGEEVTAQPGGFYGGWISSAVEGPFKGDPSHPELI; from the coding sequence ATGACAAAAGAAAGAGTTGCTGACTATCCGCGACCTCCAAAGCTTGAGCTTAGTTCCGACCATGTACTAGTGAAGGTAGGAGGAGAAATACTCTTCGATGGCAGCGGTTGTCAGCGTGTGCTAGAAACCTTTCATCCACCCACTTACTACCTTCCCCCAACAAGCACAAACGTGAATCTGTTGATTCCCGCAGCTGGTCGCAGCTTCTGCGAATGGAAGGGAGTTGCTGAATATTTCGATGTCATAGCTGGAGGTCATCGCATACACCGCGCAGTATGGCGCTACCCATCTCCCACAGAATCCTTTCAAGCAATTGCTGGTTGGTTTGCTCTTTATCCAGGATTAATGGATGGGTGTTGGCTGAATGGGGAAGAAGTCACTGCTCAACCAGGAGGTTTTTACGGAGGCTGGATCAGCTCAGCAGTTGAAGGTCCATTCAAGGGAGACCCTAGCCATCCAGAACTGATCTAG